The Kiritimatiellia bacterium genome window below encodes:
- a CDS encoding lytic transglycosylase domain-containing protein, which produces MKKGLIGLVSAVGLALGIELARAEAPMNRYEIAERLDLPAPADAAQTGEPMFHQRRPDAGVPDPRLVADLLVESIIQLESSGDPSKIGSRGERGLMQIMSRTWAEVTARHFGRRIPFSSAFDPELNRRVGAAYLSDLQAFLARHRSRWKADERALLLACYNAGPERVRAAGFDIRRLPASTRDYVQRGVALHEALLEDHNISSRQVRLAMEAVRRGGGA; this is translated from the coding sequence ATGAAAAAGGGTCTGATTGGGCTGGTGAGCGCTGTGGGTTTGGCGCTCGGGATCGAATTGGCGCGGGCGGAAGCGCCAATGAACCGTTACGAAATCGCGGAACGGTTGGATTTGCCTGCACCGGCGGATGCCGCCCAGACAGGCGAACCCATGTTTCATCAGAGGCGGCCGGATGCGGGAGTGCCGGATCCGAGGTTGGTCGCTGACCTTTTGGTCGAATCGATCATCCAACTAGAATCATCCGGCGATCCCAGTAAAATCGGCTCTCGGGGCGAACGGGGTTTGATGCAGATTATGTCCCGAACCTGGGCGGAGGTGACGGCTCGGCATTTCGGCCGCCGCATCCCTTTTTCTAGCGCTTTTGACCCCGAACTCAACCGGCGGGTCGGCGCGGCCTACCTGAGCGACCTGCAAGCATTCCTTGCCCGCCATCGGTCCCGCTGGAAGGCCGACGAACGGGCCCTGCTGCTGGCCTGCTATAATGCGGGACCGGAGCGGGTTCGCGCCGCTGGATTCGACATCCGGCGGCTCCCCGCCTCAACCCGCGACTACGTCCAGCGCGGCGTCGCCCTACACGAGGCATTGCTGGAGGACCATAATATTTCGAGCCGGCAGGTTCGCCTGGCGATGGAGGCGGTGCGGCGCGGCGGCGGCGCGTGA
- a CDS encoding DUF2752 domain-containing protein, whose amino-acid sequence MTQTPGPVALERPRGARIAWGAMAAGGAMATLAGRWIPPEIWSALPTPCLFFRLTGQPCPFCGMSRAFFSAGAGDWVTALGWSPLGALLYPAVVALMLLGTARAFEKSPKPMRISGAVWIAIGAAVAANWIYLLGWGWR is encoded by the coding sequence GTGACACAAACCCCGGGTCCTGTCGCGCTGGAAAGACCACGAGGGGCGCGCATAGCGTGGGGTGCGATGGCTGCGGGCGGGGCGATGGCCACGCTCGCCGGTAGGTGGATTCCTCCGGAGATATGGAGCGCGTTGCCGACGCCGTGCTTGTTTTTCAGGCTGACCGGCCAGCCCTGCCCGTTTTGCGGCATGAGCCGCGCGTTTTTCAGCGCCGGTGCTGGCGACTGGGTGACCGCACTCGGCTGGTCGCCGCTGGGCGCTCTTCTCTATCCAGCCGTCGTGGCGCTTATGTTGCTGGGGACCGCGCGGGCCTTTGAAAAGTCCCCCAAACCGATGCGCATCTCCGGCGCCGTTTGGATTGCGATCGGCGCTGCGGTTGCTGCCAATTGGATCTACCTACTCGGCTGGGGTTGGCGCTGA
- a CDS encoding alpha/beta hydrolase-fold protein, which produces MLWKLAFAALATAGICVQTAWCDAAWREVLSFAVTTNTGPGRSLYVVGNQPELGGWQPTGAIRLAWSFGNVWSGRVAVRAGSTVEVQFISRVDSASQHCLNTNVLWPGVPNTTQFTAAPPPAPYPGKTLLYHSGWTNVFVLFSVDGTNFSSQPMERVGPGRFPGEYLHVATGFARAGLPVQFVCYGFLNGTQYWDNAPYPGFGAGDYYTPLDVFFLQDGHIYNYWPPAAPSAPTIVTQFIPSSWAPAVPGRLVRIYLPRGYSNNVWKRYPALYMHDGQNLFDPGGSFGSWGVEHTMNREVSQGRVREAIVVAVDNTTGRLAEYTPPGDNGAGPSGIGDLYANYLVHNVRPAVDTAFRTLTNLPNTLTAGSSMGGLISSYLVFRTNSFGKAGIFSPSWWAAPNFRGWIASNETLGARVYIDAGTLEGPSMWDHFWPVRGSLLLDGYAEYKDLLTVIGCGQGHNEAAWSNRLPNALRFLLSPWDEPNFLALQMYPPKLEWAGVLPTGLVHHALGGIRYVLETAGSPTGPWIGQSTSMTVHVPWNLIDLPYSPTAGTRFLRLFVGPP; this is translated from the coding sequence ATGTTATGGAAACTTGCGTTTGCGGCGCTGGCAACCGCCGGCATCTGCGTTCAAACGGCCTGGTGCGATGCCGCGTGGCGTGAGGTCCTCTCATTCGCCGTAACCACCAACACTGGTCCGGGGCGCAGCCTGTATGTCGTGGGGAACCAGCCAGAGCTGGGGGGCTGGCAGCCCACGGGCGCAATCCGCCTGGCCTGGTCGTTCGGCAATGTTTGGAGCGGGCGCGTAGCCGTCCGGGCGGGTTCCACTGTCGAAGTCCAGTTCATCAGCCGGGTCGATTCTGCTTCCCAGCACTGCCTCAACACTAACGTCCTATGGCCTGGAGTGCCGAATACCACGCAATTCACCGCAGCCCCTCCGCCGGCTCCGTATCCCGGAAAAACGCTGCTTTATCACAGCGGATGGACAAATGTATTCGTCCTCTTTTCAGTGGATGGGACCAACTTCTCCTCCCAGCCGATGGAGAGGGTCGGGCCCGGCCGGTTCCCGGGAGAGTATCTCCATGTGGCGACCGGCTTTGCTCGCGCGGGCCTTCCGGTTCAATTCGTCTGTTACGGATTCCTCAACGGCACCCAGTACTGGGACAACGCGCCATACCCCGGCTTTGGGGCAGGGGACTATTACACCCCTTTGGACGTGTTCTTCTTGCAGGATGGCCACATCTACAACTACTGGCCGCCCGCAGCGCCATCCGCCCCGACCATCGTCACTCAGTTCATTCCGTCCTCGTGGGCGCCTGCGGTGCCTGGCCGCCTGGTTCGAATCTACCTGCCGCGCGGTTACTCCAACAACGTCTGGAAGCGTTACCCGGCGCTTTATATGCACGATGGGCAGAATCTGTTCGATCCGGGTGGATCTTTTGGAAGCTGGGGCGTTGAGCACACGATGAACCGCGAAGTCAGCCAAGGTCGCGTCCGGGAGGCGATCGTGGTTGCGGTCGACAACACCACCGGCCGGCTTGCCGAGTACACCCCGCCCGGCGACAACGGGGCGGGGCCGTCCGGCATCGGAGACCTATACGCGAATTACCTGGTGCACAACGTTCGACCCGCGGTCGATACCGCGTTCCGAACGCTGACAAACTTGCCCAATACACTCACAGCCGGCTCGTCGATGGGCGGGCTCATCAGCAGTTATCTCGTTTTCCGGACCAACTCGTTCGGAAAAGCCGGGATTTTTTCCCCTTCCTGGTGGGCGGCGCCGAATTTCCGTGGCTGGATCGCCTCGAACGAAACCTTGGGCGCTCGCGTGTACATCGACGCAGGAACCTTGGAAGGCCCCTCCATGTGGGACCATTTCTGGCCGGTCCGCGGATCCCTTCTCCTTGACGGCTACGCCGAGTACAAGGACCTGTTGACCGTCATCGGGTGTGGACAGGGTCACAATGAGGCGGCTTGGTCGAACCGACTGCCCAACGCATTACGATTCCTGCTATCCCCATGGGACGAGCCTAACTTCCTCGCTCTTCAGATGTATCCGCCGAAGCTGGAGTGGGCGGGTGTCTTGCCCACCGGTTTGGTACACCATGCGTTAGGCGGCATCCGCTACGTCCTCGAAACCGCAGGCTCTCCAACCGGTCCTTGGATCGGGCAGTCGACGTCTATGACGGTCCACGTTCCGTGGAACTTGATAGATCTACCGTATTCTCCCACAGCAGGTACCCGTTTCCTCCGCCTTTTTGTCGGTCCGCCCTGA